The nucleotide sequence agggtatgtctatactacagcactaattcaaactaacttaattggaattagttaactcgaactaagctaatttgaattagtgcatctagacctaaaaactagttcgaattagcattttgctaattcgaactagcatgtccacattgagtggaccctgaaccgaggttaaggatggctggaagcagtgccggcagggcatcagattaggacttagagcgtggagctactgtctcaggctagccgagggctgtgcataaagggtcccgactcccaccccggacagacagttctcagggtgccccgcttgcaaagcagtcctggcttggagtgccctgagtgcccacactcggcacatcacagcactcagccatcagcccggctgcacttgccgcaggctgccatccggggggggggggggggtgtcaatcagggggctgcatgagagcttccacccagaggagcccgcagagccaccccagtcttccccatcgggggctcgtaccccattcctccctcacctccttccacttacccctccctagccccccttcctgatgtacaaaaataaaggacacgtgtgttcaaaaatagaaactctcttcattgaacaaaactcggggagactgggaaaaggaggtgggagaggggaagagagcaggtgggagaggggagagcaactaaaatgatcaggggtttggaacaggtcccatatgaagagaggctaaagagactgggacttttcagcttagaaaagaggagactgaggggggatatgatagaggtctataaaagcatgagtggtgtggagagggtgcataaagaaaagttcttcattagttcccataatagaaggactagaggacaccaaatgaaatgaatgggtagcaggcttcaaactaataaaagaaagttcttcttcacaaagcaaataatcaacctgtggaactccttgctgtgggaggctgtgaaggctagaactataacagagtttaaagagaagtgagataaagtcatggaggttgggtccatggagtggtattagccagggggtagaaatggtgtccctggcctctgtttgtggaaggctggagatggatggcacgagacaaatggcttggtcattgtttcggtccatcccctccagggtccctagtgttggccactgtcggcagacaggctactgggctagatggacctttggtctgacccagtacggccattctaagctcagggctcagggtcgggggtctcactggaccaccttgattttcatgcaaacctgctcctgggtggccaggctggcagctatcctgccctagacggccactttcctgtgcctagtgcggacgtcgtggatgaggtccacgatctccgcactagaccaggtgggcgcctgcctcttgtggacctgggcagggtctgctggctgggtgttggcaggcttgcacctggcacgggcaccgtagccagcccatgcctctttaagggctccggggccgggaggggggcagaagagtttccctggtggtgcccagagtggccaccagggaaagctggggagggctagtctcccactagttcgaattaagtggccacacagcccttaattcgaactaggcgttagtcctcgtagaatgaggtttacctagcttgaattaagcgctcctctagttcgaattaagttcgaactagcggtttgtatgtgtagcgcctatcaaagttaattcaaactaacgtctgttagttcgaatttactttgtagtgtagacataccctgacagaggctagggacaccattccgacccatcctggctaatagccatggatggacctaacttctatgaattgatctagttctttcttgaaccttgttaaggtcctggtcttcacagcctcctctggcaaggagttccacaggccaaccatgcgctgtgagaagaaaaacttccttttgtttattttaaacctgctacctattaatttggtgccccttagttcttatgggaacaagtaaataatttttccttattcactttttccacaccagtcatgattttatagacctctatcatgttccTCCCCCcgtcttctcttttttaagctgaaaagtcccagtctttttcatctctcttcatatggtgcatgttccaaacctctaattgtttttgttgccctttttttaaccctttttcaaTGCCgatgtatctttttttgagatgaggcgaccacatcggTATCCTGTATTCGAGGTACCATGGTTTGTTTcgactgtcactgcacattgaatggaagttttcagagacctattcacaatgactccaagatctctcctgagtagttgtagctaaattagtccccatcatattgtatgtatagttgggattattttttccaatgtgccttCCTTTaaatttaccaacattaaatttaatttgccattttgtttccgaatcacttagttttgtgagatgattttttaagctcttcatagtctgctttggtcttaactattttgaacaGTTTAGcaatatctgcaaattttgccacttcactgtttacccctttccccagatcatttataaacaggttgaataggattagtcccaggacagagccttgggggataccactagttacttctctccattctgaaaactgaccatttattcctaccctttgtttcctttcttttaaccagttatcaatccatgaaatgcccttcccttttatcccatgacaacttactttatttaagagcctttggtgagagaccttgtcaaaggctttctggaaatcttagtACAATGCatctattggatcccccttgtccacatgtttgttgaatccctcaaaaaactctagtagtttagtaaggcatgatttcccgttacagaatccatgttaacttttccccaacaaattctgttcatctatgtgtctgacagaTGAActattctattctttactatagtgtcagctaatttgcccagtactgacattagacttgctggtctgcaattgccagaatcacctctagagaccttttaaaatattggcatcacattagctatcttccagttattaGGTGCAGAAGcctatttaaaggataggttgcaaaccacagttaatacttccgcaatttcacatttgagttctttcagaactcttgggtgaatgatATCTGGTCCcgatgacttgttactgttaagtttattaatttgtttcaaaacctcctctaatgacacctcaattgaggacaattcctcagatttgttactTAAAAATAATGGCTGAAGTTTGgggatctccccaatatcctcaaccatgaagactgaagcaaagaatttatttagtttgtccgcaatgactttattgtatttgagtgctcctttggcatcttgatcatccaggggccccgcTGGTTCTTTAGCAGGCTTCCTTCTTCTAATAGacttaaaacattttgctattactttttaatttttttttggctagctgttcttcaaactcctttttggttttctcatatttttacacttaatttgacagtttgtcttcctttctattttcttcattagaatttaacttccacttttcaaacaatgcctttttatctctcctTTTACTTGGTtattaagccacggtggctccttttttgttctcttactatgttttttaatttggggtatacatttaagttgggcctctattatggtgtctggaaagtttccatgcagcttgcaaggtttttttttttcttttgtcactgtcccttttaatttctgtttaactaacctcctcatttttgcatagttttcctttctgaaattaaatgctataaCGTTGCTATACATCTTGGCTACcgctatactgtagccttcttctggtaaagcttatgcaaatgaagagtggcatggaatatcgccacgcttcatttgcataattaattagcagacgCTTTTATGCAAGAAGAAtgaggaaaaacggctcttgcgcaaaagtggctgctaattaattatgcaaatggagcatggcgatattccactttgtgcttcatttgcataagcttttgtggaaaaaggctGCACTGTAGCTATAACCCTTGTTTTACTTCTTGTGTTACGATACATCTTGTTTCAAGTGTAGCAAATGTTTGCATGTCCCATTCTCCAGTCAATTGGGGGCAGTTGATCACTCTGTCCATACTatgtaaatgttttaaataagggcataaaatcctgtttaattggttaaccggccAAATGTGGTGGTTAACTGCCTAAAATGTGATGTTTGACTGGTTAAATGATTAAAGGGATGAGGAGCAAGGGACAGGCTAGAGAGGCCCTCTCttccccatttcccctccccccaccgcaggcaagggctgctgtaGCCTGGCCATAGCTGCCCCTGTCCATGTTGGGCCCTGAAGGGCTGGAGTgatgttaacctttcacatccctagttttaagGCCAGATCTTATCTCTGAAAGGTGTTGGAAGTCAGAGAAATTGTATCCTCTTGCATAAATTGTTCCCTTGCGTGAAGAGGTTAGAAGAATCAGGGAGTGCCGCCTCCCAGTTCAAGGGATCTGTGAGAGGGAACTCTCATTGAAGCTCCTATGGCCTGTCATCTGCCTCCAGTCCCCACAGCACATGCATTTCTGCAGGTTTTAAAGGAAGAAGGAAATACTTTGGTTTTGGCATTCCATATATGCTCAGTAAGGCTCTTCTGCTTGAAAGAAGGGGACTATATGTCCCTGGTCTCTTTATTACTCTTGTGCAGATACATTTTTGTGCCCAATAACAGTGAATATAATGTGACTTTTCAAAAATACCTTTGTGAGGTAGGAGTACATATCCTGCTGGTTTTAAGATCAATTTTGTAAGTTGTGCTAACAAGGAAAATAACTAGTAAACTAAATTATGTGGATATGGTGAGACATGCAAGGATCTGTAGGAAGACTCACTATGGTAATGTGTTACACGAGATGGATGTGGACGGCAGAATGCACAAAAACAGACTAAAAACTAAGGATAAGGCAAAACTTGATCATTTCTTTTACCAATAATTTACCTTAGCTCAATATGAAAGAACACAGATCTGAAATTTATTCTAATTTAAGTGTTATATGATGTTGGCTTTTCCCTGTTCTAAAATGTATTTGTTACAGATAGGTTAAAATCCACAGTTCACACATAATCCACTCCTGCTCAAAATCAGTCATCAGAGGGAGAAAGACCAATGAACCAGTTCTGTTCCAAGAGTAATACAAACACCAGATGCTCCCCATTCTGTGACCATGTTTTCCTTCCATTTTTCTAAAAAATTTTCATTCCCAAAGAGAGTTTCTGATGCTGGGTTTTTTGTGCGCACAACCTTAGATGAATGTCCATAACTGGGTTTTGAAAGTGTAGTCTTAACAACTAAGGACCATGCAACAGCATGATTCCTAAATTATATTCCAGTAAGATTGTTTTAAGTTGATGTGTCCTTTTAAGAGTTATTCTTGTTCCACTGtaattgcaaaagaaaaaaaatccatatttctTCCCAGTATGCAGACAATAGAAATAGGGAGTCAATAGATTTCCACATTCCTGAACGCCATCTATGGTTTTCCTAAGAAAACTTATGCAGGATGTCCCCAAATTATCAGTGGGCTGCGTTCTTTTGTAATATAATGAAAAATAGcagaaatagtttatttaaccttgaatgctgATGCTTGAATAAAGGTAGGTTTAATTTAGAGGATGATGAGGAAGTAGGTGGAAGTTCTAAAGGGAACTGCTGGGCATCCCCTGGCCTCCAACCCCCACCTTGCAGGCTCTTTGCTGGTTCCTGCGGCCAGTCCCATCGCCCAATTGACTCCTTTCCACCTCCCTGCTGCAAGCTGCACCTAGTCCCTGTCACCAAGAGGCAGCAAGAAGCATGAGCACAGGCCAGAAAACTCTGGAGAAGCAGGGGGAGAGCTATGCAGCTGGCAGCTGGAAAGAAATGGAAGTTTCCCATTCAAAATATTGCTTTtctgcagctgctggctgcaTGACCACCCCCTGATCCTCTGGAATAGCTCCAGCCAGCACTTGTGCTGCTCACTGCTACCTGTGCTTCTTGCCTGCTCTGCTGAGGCCTGGGCTGTTCTTACCCATACTCAGAATATACATCTGCATAGGGtatctgaaaatttggggcaccactgggttttAATGTTCACTTatttcttcctatccctgttctgtggttcTGCTTCCTCCTGAGACCATCTAGTTAAATTAAAAGTGAAACAGCAtgcatggaggactcccccccccccccccccccccccgggctgacTCCAAGGTCTAGGCTTTCAAATGCAGAAGAGCATGgggactcttgtacgtttcaaagcaggcacccgctAGCAGCCCGGAGTcggcaggacttcctgctggcccagggctgTACTGGGGGTTTTGCTTTCCCCagtgggagctcttgtacatttcaaaggaggaatccggaagtgcctattgactagttgagtagtctatggaaattccatcaactactcgactagtcagttaactgcaatttaacatccttaattgtgAGGATGTAAAAATACTGTAAACTGGACTTACAGAGAATGTAAATGAAGGGAAGAAAAATAATAAGAAACCCTAATCAAATGAAGTGATTAAGCCATAGATAAACTGTCAAGAGTTATAACTTGCAGTATTGTTGTTACCAAGGAACTGTATGAGAAATGGAGCAAAATTAATGAAGAGAAGATTTAGGAGAACACTCCAGTTATCAAGTTGGAGCATTGTTTTCTAAAGTAGAAAAAACATTTACTTGGTTAAAAGTGCAACACACCAAGAAATTAATaggaatgatttaaaaataaattcttttaATTATCTCTGCTTTGACTCAATCCTAGGATATGCTTTTCTCAGGAGGAGTAGGAATTACAGGTGTAGGTTGATATGTGCTGCAAAGTAGTGCAGTTTTCTGCAGGGAAAATGTCATTTGACATAACTAGTTAataggagctggcttgaaagctgactCCCACCTGCCACTTCCTCCACTGCTGCCCCTCAGACAGAGGCAATAAGGGGTATGTGTGTatgtaaccattaggattaactgataagcctaggcttatcggttaatcatgtaaacaggTATTTGTTAACTTCCCTACTAGGTAAGGGTTTTGTGGTGGGAATTAGGAGTGGGCAGGTTTGCTCTGTTATTGATGCACTCTTTGGGAGTGATATCTAATTGCATACATTGAGTGCTCTAGTAACATGGTCTATAAAACATGCAATTGTATGAATTCAGAAACGGGGACACTAAATATTAAATTCCAGAAACAGCTTGTACTAATACCGTGATGACTCTGGCATAAATACTTAGAGCGCGCAAGCAGTCCTCGTATGTTtgtcctgaatttttttttttaaggtattgATATATAAATCCAAATCCTTTTGGGAAATATCGGTAGAACTAAGGTGGAGAGGATAAGGAATAGGTCAGTCAGCACATACATATTTCAGACTGCTAACTCGTACCCTTTAGACATTCCTGATGCAGTTTTGTAAATGGTGGGCAGAGAACCCATTCTTGATATTGTCCAAATCTCAATGAGATTCACAGATGTATATGTTTCTACTTATCCTCTGGAAGTCTATAGTTTTAACAATGGAATAGTTTTACATGGTAGCTTCTCTGAATGTATTCcaaattatcatcatcatcatcccagTGCATTGATTAGTATATTACTTACCACCTGCCTGACCTTTCTGATTTGAATCAAATTGTACAATGTGTTCTCAGTTGAATTCTGCCATATTATATAACCACAGGCAACCAGGGCTAGATGTCTGATGGGCTCCATTTCTGGTAACATGTTGCCATGATTGTCTGAGAAACAAAGTAAAAATTGGTATTAAATGTGTGAAAATCTGACAaattgtgtgaccttgggaaaggTCTGTTTCTCCTTCTTCTCTTTGGTTTTTCTATTTAGTTGGTAAATTAtttggggcagggattgtctATTCCAATATTTAGGTACACAATTTAAACAATGAGGGCCTGATATAAGTTGGGGCCTCTAATAGCTATTGTAATACCGACAACAGTGATgaactatatatttttaaagcaaagcaACTAGCCTTGCAAGTATTCAGGGCAagagcaatttaaaaaatggtgagTCAAACTCTGAATATTCAAAACTAATGACTgtttgctgctgctgggcttaaCACTAAAGTTTGGATGAGAGAGGTGAACTTTTCATACCTGGAATATTTTGTGCAACCAATGGTTCTTGAAGGCTCTTGAGTCTATTGTAAAATTTGTTATCTGCTTCATCTGTGTTCTTCCCAAGTTCTCCTTCCACTGTAAAATGGACTTGTGGTGCAGCGTGTTGGTTGCCCAGATAATAAAGAATTTGAGCAGTGCAGTTAATGATATTGTCCTGTTACCGAAATAGTTAATGGATTTTAtcaattttaataaaataaaatagacagTATGTAGAAACCCCACAAGGTATCTGTTTTACTATTTTTAGTAGTAGCAATTTTCTCTGCAAGTCTAATGTGTGAGGATATACAGACTATTTCATTAAGATATAAGCAGGGTCAAAATGTTAATTACTCTTAAATATATGAACAGATTTATGTAGTTTATATAGAACTTATCAAAGCTATATATTTAATGATGGTGTTTTCCCTTTTATATCATTTTGATATAAATTTGACAGTATTCTGCTTCTGTTGTTTAGCTATAGAAATGTATTCAAATGAAGTCTGCAAATTGAAGACATCATCTGACTCACAGTAGATGATACCAAGAcatctttgtttttaatatacTAGTTGCATCTTTGAACAAAGTGCCATAGCATGGTGGCATGCagcaaaaagttattttttagGGCTTTGTTGGTGCAGAAACTGGCTGTTTCTTATTTTGGTTAAATCTAGTCCTGTGGCCTGATTAGTAATGAAGGAAGCTCTGAAATTTGTATCGTGCTCCAGTTTTACAACCAGATCACTTTCAAATGATTATTTACTGAACAGAGAGCAAGCAGGGACCCATTATACTGGGTGCTGActacacataatttaaaaatggaTCTTTCCCTAGAGCGTCCACAATCCAAGTAAATAAAATAGAACTGACCTTGTGAAGGAAGTCTTCTATTGCAAATTTAAGGTGGTATTTATGTCCAACACCAGAAATGTCCTAAAGGgaggaaatatatatatatatatatttaagttaAGCTGATCAATCTTTAATCCTCATTTCTGTGCAAGATAGAGATTATCATATTTCACAGGAATAACCCAAACAATACACACTGCCACTCTGTATGGTACAAATTCAACTATTGATTTGTTTCTTGAGTATATGTGGCCAGACTTAAAGGTAGTGATAATCATTTAATACATAGCACTAATGTTCCTCATGTCACATCTGGTTAGTTTGTCATTGTCCTGTTTAATTAAAGTCCAGTCATGTAAAATACATCCAGTGCAGAAGGAACATGCAGGGGCCAGTCTGCCATGTAAATCCCATTCTTATGGCTCTTAAGTACTACAGTATTACAAATAATAAGTGTTGTTTGGGCCCTGTGCATCAGGTGCCTTTCACTCTCCAGGAATTAAGAACTGTATGTGGTCTTAAGAGTATTTGAGCTGTAAAATGAAAACGGTACATAATATTATAGTCTTAGCTCCAAGACTAAGCTGTTTGTTGTGTTCTGAAACCGTCTCAAATCAAGGACAGCTCTGTGCTGAGAGAGCCCCAGCTGTTCTGATAGTAACCATGATGACAGTATATTTCCAGCCAAGCATGGTTAAATGAGGTTGTTGGTGTAAAGGTGGTAATACTGATACAGACAGAGCCTTAAGTCTCACCAGTACTGAAGAAGCTGCAGTGTTAGGGTCACAGTTACTACACAGTAGTCCTTTCCCAACTATTTAACGTTTCATACTAGCATTGTAGGTGGATTTAGCTGTGTTCCTGAACTGTGCTAACTGCTTGGGCAATAGCAAAATGGCTGCTCAGGTTGGAACATAGTTGATTCATAGCTGCAAGGCAAGACTAAACCCCTTTTTAATCACATTGTAGCCAAGTACTTCAGCACAACAGACTATATAATAGAGGAGGTGTTGAACTAGAGAATAGTCTTTGCAAAAAGTTACCACCACCAGGTTACTTATGCTTTCTCTGCTGGTTCGATGTGATATTAAAAGAAGTCAGAGGAAAGAATAGTGAAGATGAAAAAACAGCTTTGTCTCTATACTTCAGAactacaaaaaaagaaaatgagcaCAAGTTGTTTATTATTTAGACTTGTGCCACTAGTAGGTGCAAGGTCACTTAAGACATATTAGAGCATGGGATATTTGAGCAGATCTGCCCCAACTCTTATCTGTAAGAACAATAAAGATAAAGCTTAAATTAGTGACACAGATTTATTAATACTTTCCATTTATATTGTGGTCCAGTTTCAAAATGCACAAACAGTGAGTGATCTTTACTACACTCTTGTGGAGAATTGTTTCAGTGTCCAAGTCATTTCTCCAAGACAACACCATTATCAAGTAAGAAACAGTATTAGAATTTGGGAactcctggctcccagacagGTGCACGGTCCAGTAGACAATTCAGCTTATTTATCAAATGggggttagggatgtgaacaactagttgctttcccccaccttgctgcctctgtcagaggggacgaagagagggtacttcaaagcggcagcaccatgtggagcctaggggctgttgctacacttcaaaggtgaaagtgttgCAGGGAACATGGGGCCAGTGAGGTAGACCCTGTTGGCCCCTTGTTCCCCATGGCGTTTCTAAGCGGGCAGCTCcaagtggagcccaggatcagctcaaGATcacacaagagcgcatccacactgccatgtgcttttgcccaaaagagTTTCCAAACTGCCATGaacattcttctgcaagaaagctctgatggccgttcacAGAAACCCGTTgttcatccacacatgcctttttgcacaagaactcttgcgcaaaaaggcttattcctcgtagagtagaaaaaggaataacttgtgcaaaaagccctgtcttcagacgatctactgtacttgcacaaaaatgcgcttgtagtgtggatgctctgtgaatttttgcgcaaaaactctgcagtgttgatgtagctcaagttgcataacttatttcagctttagccctgctgtgtagagtaCCCATAGTCATTGAAAACAGTGAAGTTCTAATGAAggcatattacacacacacacatacattgagTGTATAGACTTTTAGGTATTGATCCTGAAGAGAGACACATAGATAAGTAATGTTACACACAGGAATAGTCAAGCATATGTGTAAGTTTTTGTAAAATTTAAGCCTGCATGTGTCCAGAGCCTCTTCTGTTTCTCTTTTAATGTGAAACTGTGTTTGGTTTCTGATATTTTACAGAAACTGTAGAGACATTCTCAAATCTTCtgtgtggtgtggtttttttttttttttagcacttCATTTTAAAACACGAAGACCTAATCACAAATTCTGGGAGCTATTTATAAGCAGAACTTGTCATTCTTTTTATTATCGGGAATACTCACGCCACCCTCTTAGTATTTTCACACCAAAGTAACAGCttggataatttttttttaattcaaagcatAATGTGGAtaattttttgtaaatgtgtgcaGAAGATTATCCAAGCATTTCTCATTACAATCAGTTGGAGTAGTATTGACTAAATCCCAAAGATACAAATTTTACTCAAAATGCTTGGCATCTTATGTAGGAGTCATGTTTTGATTTGGATTGTTTTAGTAATGCACTGTGAAGTTTTTTCTTAACTGGCTGTTATATTGAAGAAAGTCAAAGCATAATTATGAGCTAGAAAACTAAATGCTGAGTGTCTCTGGTATCTCAAACTTGTCCAGAAATGAGAACTTGAAGCCAAATCTCCTTCATTCTTCAGGCTTGTCTTTGTTGTCTGTGGTCCAAACTGGACATGAGCTTGGCTTATTTTCAGCACTGACATGACTTACTTTCAGTCATGACAGTATTTTCATGAGTCAAGTCCTACTTAAATATATGAGCTTTTAAATGATGACTCTGGTATTTTTatttgtggtggtggtggcggcagctTCTGGTTCcaggcttttctttgtaactgtgAGGGTTACTTCTTTAAAAAACGAATGTAGAAAACTGCATGACTTCAGGAACTGGAGTTTTAGGCACAACCCCAAATATAGCAATATCCCTGATAAAATCAGGAGTTTGGGTAACACTAGTTTCACTTGTCTGAACACTTCTTTTTACACCATAACAGAATCATAATCTAGCCTAAATCTTCCTGGGTTAAAACTTTGTCCTGTGTGGGAACAATATTTTAACATTAGATGATTAAGTCCATTTTATGTAAagatacattttaatgttctgagaCACAAAGCTAAAGCAAACTATGGCTTTCTGTAGCACAGCGGGCCGAAGTTTTGGCTGGGTGGAATTACACTACTACTTAATTTCTGCTGCCCTTCTGCCAGGGAACATGAGTGAGTCGCTGCTATGAGACACTTCCCAGGGTAGGAAACGGGAGCTCTCCCTGCCCTTGCACGGAGGAGAGGAGTAGGGAGGGGCCCTGGAGCAATCATTTCCTTTACACCATAGCCAACACGGAAACTAGCGACTCTGCGCCGAGCGTGCCCCGAATGCGCTGGGCTGCGTCCAGTTTTCTAGAGCCAGACTAACCGCGCTGGGGCTCGTTCTTGTTCATGGGTCGCTCTTGACAATAATTTCCCCTCTGCACACACTCACCTCCCTGCTGGCTTTGGTCACCTCCTGCAACATAAAGACTTTATTGGGGCCGCCATGCTGGTAGTTGATGTAGTTCCGTGCTACCGCGGCTGCTCTCGTAGCTGGGTAGTGGGACGGGGGGATTTCCATGGAGCAGGGCGTTTTAGTCGCTGGCACAAGCGGGAAGGGTCGGGGAACGTACGATCCCTTCAGCTGCCGCTCCCACGGAAGCAGGAAGCAGCAGGCTCGGCGGAGTGTGGGCAGAGCCTTCGTGCGCAGTGACGCGGCTGATGCGGGTACACATCTGGCTACTGCGGGACACCTGTTCGGCACCTAGCGGGGCAGCTGTGTTTTACTTTCGCTTTTGCGAAGGAGGAATGATGAGCGGCGGTATCTGGGACGATCTAATGCGGGAGGTTGAACATTGTGTGTGGAATCCTTTCCAAATACTGCCCCTAAAATGAACCGTGCTAATAACAGGTCTGTAATCAGCTGTGTCTCAGCTTCTGCTTTTGTCCATATTTTATAAATCCAGTTTTTGCTGTTGCATTCTTTGTTAATACATGTGATTAGGCATATTCACTTCTGGAGCTTATTCTGCCCCCTAAAAGACTGTCCTG is from Pelodiscus sinensis isolate JC-2024 chromosome 10, ASM4963464v1, whole genome shotgun sequence and encodes:
- the LXN gene encoding latexin isoform X3; the encoded protein is MEIPPSHYPATRAAAVARNYINYQHGGPNKVFMLQEVTKASREDISGVGHKYHLKFAIEDFLHKDNIINCTAQILYYLGNQHAAPQVHFTVEGELGKNTDEADNKFYNRLKSLQEPLVAQNIPDNHGNMLPEMEPIRHLALVACGYIIWQNSTENTLYNLIQIRKVRQVKRNDDYLEFDYTILLHDIVSQEIIPWQMQVLWHPQHGVKVIKNSCQPKHAEQN
- the LXN gene encoding latexin isoform X2; translation: MEIPPSHYPATRAAAVARNYINYQHGGPNKVFMLQEVTKASREDISGVGHKYHLKFAIEDFLHKDNIINCTAQILYYLGNQHAAPQVHFTVEGELGKNTDEADNKFYNRLKSLQEPLVAQNIPDNHGNMLPEMEPIRHLALVACGYIIWQNSTENTLYNLIQIRKVRQVEIIPWQMQVLWHPQHGVKVIKNSCQPKHAEQN
- the LXN gene encoding latexin isoform X1, whose protein sequence is MEIPPSHYPATRAAAVARNYINYQHGGPNKVFMLQEVTKASREDISGVGHKYHLKFAIEDFLHKDNIINCTAQILYYLGNQHAAPQVHFTVEGELGKNTDEADNKFYNRLKSLQEPLVAQNIPDNHGNMLPEMEPIRHLALVACGYIIWQNSTENTLYNLIQIRKKRNDDYLEFDYTILLHDIVSQEIIPWQMQVLWHPQHGVKVIKNSCQPKHAEQN